The proteins below come from a single Prochlorococcus marinus CUG1415 genomic window:
- a CDS encoding DUF2470 domain-containing protein: protein MKIISQETSKRVCDHMNNDHLDSIHKYLIHYGKISSFENAYMEEINNSYIKINYDGKSSIINFKNEISEEEIHSTLVSMLKEIK from the coding sequence AATAATTAGTCAAGAAACAAGTAAAAGAGTTTGTGATCATATGAACAATGATCATCTTGATTCCATTCACAAATATCTTATTCATTATGGGAAGATTTCAAGCTTTGAGAATGCTTACATGGAAGAAATTAATAACAGTTATATAAAAATCAATTACGATGGAAAGTCATCAATTATAAATTTTAAAAATGAAATATCTGAAGAAGAAATTCATTCAACTTTAGTATCAATGCTTAAAGAGATTAAATAA
- a CDS encoding translation initiation factor IF-2 N-terminal domain-containing protein, protein MKGLRVIELSEALNVDIADLIAVCSILKFKASSRLSMLSFEECKKITDYYENNN, encoded by the coding sequence ATGAAAGGTCTAAGAGTAATAGAGCTTTCTGAAGCTCTTAATGTTGATATCGCTGATTTAATTGCTGTTTGTTCAATTTTAAAATTTAAAGCATCTTCTAGATTAAGCATGCTTTCATTTGAGGAGTGTAAAAAGATTACTGATTATTATGAAAATAATAATTAG